A window of the Corallococcus soli genome harbors these coding sequences:
- a CDS encoding bifunctional diguanylate cyclase/phosphodiesterase, which produces MSLPSPSKPGPPPPWLWNGDEPRVATVFQPIVDLLSGEVLGHEVLSRGLGPVESPNELFNRARVEGFTYELERACWTAAVRRIATLPEAQARGPFFFNVSPDVLSDERFGGASTLELLRSHGLSPRQIVLEITERSTFEDTEQLRMLARRYAEQGFGIALDDFGAGHSGLVTLVHSAPDFIKLDQALVRDIHLHTYRQHLVKSLVAFAQRVDAVLIAEGVETWNELAVLLRLGIRHAQGYLLARPVNTPQRPGADFAERCREAIRALHHREHEDDETVGSMIIRPPCAPAASLAVELDRLFRRTPGEDHVVLLDGERPRAVVTRRSFYARWGGTTADERPALVDAPADALMVVEDATAITALARMAMRRPPESVYDPVVVTDAQGHFLGTVTMKQLIARASDLEQHAATGAHPLTDLPGSRMIERWIRAALQGGAFTIIYGDLFHFQAYNDRYGFLQGDRVIRHTASLLSECLHLLPPGSHLGHVGGDDFVLVCPEGVSPEVLHTLCQRFDAEKVPLHGPEDLRREGFTVSDAPGTPPVPVTLSLAAVDQRGLSPSPHPAELSAVAASLRKKVKALAEKTNASTFLFQPASE; this is translated from the coding sequence ATGAGCCTGCCCTCCCCCAGCAAGCCCGGCCCGCCACCTCCCTGGCTGTGGAACGGAGACGAGCCGAGGGTCGCCACCGTCTTCCAGCCCATCGTCGACCTGCTCAGTGGCGAGGTGCTCGGCCACGAGGTGTTGTCGCGCGGGCTGGGTCCGGTGGAGTCCCCCAACGAACTCTTCAACCGCGCGCGCGTGGAGGGGTTCACCTACGAGCTGGAGCGTGCGTGCTGGACCGCGGCGGTGCGCCGCATCGCCACGCTGCCGGAGGCGCAAGCGCGCGGGCCCTTCTTCTTCAACGTCAGCCCCGACGTGCTGAGCGACGAGCGCTTCGGCGGCGCGTCCACGCTGGAGCTGCTGCGCTCGCACGGCCTCAGTCCCCGGCAGATCGTGCTCGAAATCACCGAGCGCAGCACCTTCGAGGACACGGAGCAGCTGCGCATGCTCGCGCGGCGGTACGCGGAGCAGGGCTTCGGCATCGCGCTGGACGACTTCGGCGCGGGGCACTCCGGGCTGGTGACGCTGGTGCACAGCGCGCCGGACTTCATCAAGCTGGACCAGGCGCTGGTGCGGGACATCCACCTGCACACGTACCGGCAGCACCTGGTGAAGTCGCTGGTCGCCTTCGCGCAGCGCGTGGACGCGGTGCTCATCGCCGAGGGCGTGGAGACGTGGAACGAGCTGGCCGTGCTCCTGCGCCTGGGCATCCGGCACGCGCAGGGCTACCTGCTGGCGCGTCCGGTGAACACGCCCCAGCGCCCGGGCGCGGACTTCGCCGAGCGCTGCCGCGAGGCCATCCGCGCCCTGCACCACCGCGAGCACGAGGACGACGAGACGGTGGGCAGCATGATCATCCGTCCCCCGTGCGCGCCCGCCGCGTCGCTCGCGGTGGAATTGGACCGGCTCTTCCGCCGCACGCCGGGCGAGGACCACGTCGTGCTGCTGGACGGGGAGCGGCCGCGCGCGGTGGTGACGCGGCGGAGCTTCTACGCCCGCTGGGGTGGCACCACCGCCGACGAGCGCCCCGCGCTGGTGGACGCGCCTGCCGACGCGCTCATGGTGGTGGAGGACGCCACGGCCATCACCGCCCTGGCGCGCATGGCGATGCGCCGTCCGCCCGAGTCCGTCTACGATCCGGTGGTGGTGACGGACGCGCAGGGCCACTTCCTGGGCACGGTGACGATGAAGCAGCTCATCGCGCGGGCCTCGGACCTGGAGCAGCACGCGGCCACCGGCGCGCATCCGCTCACGGACCTGCCCGGCAGCCGGATGATCGAGCGGTGGATCCGCGCCGCGCTCCAGGGCGGCGCGTTCACCATCATCTACGGCGACCTGTTCCACTTCCAGGCGTACAACGACCGCTACGGGTTCCTCCAGGGGGACCGGGTGATCCGCCACACCGCGAGCCTCCTGTCGGAGTGCCTGCACCTCTTGCCGCCCGGCTCGCACCTGGGCCACGTGGGCGGCGACGACTTCGTGCTCGTGTGCCCCGAGGGCGTGTCCCCGGAGGTGCTGCACACCCTCTGTCAGCGCTTCGACGCGGAGAAGGTCCCGCTCCATGGCCCGGAGGACCTGCGCCGCGAAGGCTTCACCGTGAGCGACGCGCCGGGCACGCCCCCGGTGCCGGTGACGCTGAGCCTGGCGGCGGTGGACCAGCGGGGCCTGTCCCCCTCCCCCCACCCGGCGGAGCTGTCCGCGGTCGCCGCGTCCCTGCGCAAGAAGGTGAAGGCGCTGGCGGAGAAGACGAACGCCAGCACGTTCCTGTTCCAGCCGGCGTCGGAGTAG
- a CDS encoding DUF192 domain-containing protein — protein MSVRFTMALCALALVGGACQEAPAAPPKPAPAAPRARPKDVSAEDYVMPGLLRAHVRLKDAYGGVHRVEVEVAATAESRTRGLMWRKVLPAGQGMLFLFPEEEVRGFWMRNTLIPLDMLFITSEHRIVGIIENVEPRTLTNRSVGIPSQYVLEVPGGWCQSKGIVRGGTVEFEGVSTLPITP, from the coding sequence ATGAGCGTCCGTTTCACGATGGCGCTGTGCGCACTGGCGCTCGTGGGCGGTGCGTGCCAGGAAGCGCCCGCCGCACCTCCGAAGCCCGCGCCCGCCGCACCGCGAGCGCGCCCGAAGGACGTGTCGGCGGAGGACTACGTGATGCCAGGGCTGCTGCGCGCGCACGTGCGGCTGAAGGACGCCTACGGGGGCGTGCACCGGGTGGAGGTGGAGGTGGCCGCCACGGCGGAGTCGCGCACGCGCGGGCTGATGTGGCGCAAGGTGCTGCCCGCCGGGCAGGGCATGCTCTTCCTCTTCCCGGAGGAGGAGGTGCGGGGCTTCTGGATGCGCAACACGCTCATCCCGCTGGACATGCTCTTCATCACCTCCGAGCACCGCATCGTCGGCATCATCGAGAACGTGGAGCCGCGCACGCTCACGAACCGCTCGGTGGGCATCCCCAGCCAGTACGTGCTGGAGGTCCCCGGAGGCTGGTGCCAGTCCAAGGGCATCGTCCGGGGCGGCACGGTGGAGTTCGAGGGCGTGAGCACCCTCCCCATCACGCCCTGA
- a CDS encoding TIGR02266 family protein: MSEQKSGSELRTHGRAPIELKVDYKKLNSFFADYTKNISKGGTFIKTKKPLPIGTRFLFKLTVPHREAPFELLGEVVWSKGDAEEPGMGIRFIYSSESQRVDFETLVERLMSDSLGSELTEKLLNKPLHPQHP; this comes from the coding sequence ATGTCCGAACAGAAGAGCGGATCCGAACTGCGCACCCACGGTCGTGCGCCCATCGAGCTGAAGGTCGACTACAAGAAGCTCAATTCGTTCTTCGCCGACTACACGAAGAACATCAGCAAGGGTGGCACCTTCATCAAGACGAAGAAACCGCTGCCCATCGGCACGCGCTTCCTCTTCAAGCTGACGGTGCCGCACCGCGAGGCCCCCTTTGAATTGCTGGGCGAGGTCGTCTGGTCCAAGGGCGACGCGGAGGAGCCCGGCATGGGCATCCGCTTCATCTACAGCAGCGAGTCCCAGCGGGTGGACTTCGAGACGCTGGTGGAGCGGCTCATGTCCGACAGCCTGGGCTCCGAATTGACGGAGAAGCTGCTCAACAAGCCCCTGCACCCCCAGCACCCATGA
- a CDS encoding nuclear transport factor 2 family protein has protein sequence MHNRFLALCAVFLLAACAPKRIPGTELQDTDDTRAILAVMERYRAALEARDAKAIQSLVSPKFRDDGGTEGPEDDLTAANMGAHLEALFQKLQNPKVEINVRRVEIREDEEVASAIYYWNASWRMPGLNARPQQDSELEQMVFQKVDGDWKIVSGI, from the coding sequence ATGCACAACCGCTTCCTCGCCCTCTGCGCCGTCTTCCTCCTGGCCGCGTGCGCCCCGAAGCGCATTCCCGGCACGGAGTTGCAGGACACCGACGACACCCGCGCCATCCTCGCCGTCATGGAGCGCTACCGCGCCGCCCTGGAGGCGCGCGACGCGAAGGCCATCCAGTCCCTGGTGTCCCCGAAGTTCCGCGACGATGGCGGCACCGAGGGCCCGGAAGACGATCTCACCGCCGCCAACATGGGCGCCCACCTGGAGGCGCTCTTCCAGAAGCTCCAGAACCCCAAGGTGGAGATCAACGTCCGCCGCGTGGAGATCCGCGAGGACGAAGAGGTCGCCTCCGCCATCTACTACTGGAACGCGTCCTGGCGCATGCCCGGCCTCAACGCCCGGCCCCAGCAGGACTCGGAGCTGGAGCAGATGGTGTTCCAGAAGGTCGACGGCGACTGGAAGATCGTCTCCGGCATCTAG
- a CDS encoding homoserine kinase codes for MAVYTTLPPEAFTRVADAYGLGTVRGMTPIPQGSINTNHRLETDAGRVFVRHTTVRSPDDLRFEAALLEHLARARFPAPVLLAPTGPDPFLELHGGRISVFKWLAGEELTRARLTPELLEQLGLELGKLHRTTQSFAGSRDNPYGPEVVAGWLTGLRQRSEPELAAVAAELEGLLARAAAEHQGLEPRGVIHADLFLDNVKWLGDRVGAFFDFEMACVDAYTRDVAITLNAWCFEDGYQPALCQALLRGYQDARPLAEVEKAALFGHALYGAVRFTASRIRDYHLSPLGADKLAPKDYRTYLSRARALGGLGPDGLRALIGV; via the coding sequence ATGGCGGTCTACACGACACTTCCCCCCGAGGCATTCACCCGCGTGGCGGACGCATACGGCCTGGGGACCGTGCGCGGGATGACGCCCATCCCGCAGGGCTCCATCAACACCAACCACCGGCTGGAGACGGACGCGGGCCGCGTCTTCGTGCGCCACACCACGGTGCGCTCGCCGGACGACCTGCGCTTCGAGGCCGCGCTCCTGGAGCACCTGGCGCGCGCGCGCTTCCCGGCGCCAGTGCTGCTCGCGCCGACGGGCCCCGACCCCTTCCTGGAGCTGCACGGCGGGAGGATCAGCGTCTTCAAGTGGCTGGCGGGCGAGGAGCTCACCCGGGCCCGACTGACGCCGGAGCTGCTGGAGCAGCTGGGCCTGGAGCTGGGCAAGCTGCACCGCACCACGCAGTCCTTCGCTGGTTCGCGCGACAACCCCTACGGCCCGGAGGTGGTGGCGGGCTGGCTCACCGGGCTGCGGCAGCGGTCGGAGCCGGAGCTGGCGGCGGTGGCGGCGGAGCTGGAGGGGCTGCTTGCGCGCGCGGCGGCGGAGCACCAGGGCCTGGAGCCCCGGGGCGTCATCCACGCGGACCTCTTCCTGGACAACGTGAAGTGGCTGGGCGACCGGGTGGGGGCCTTCTTCGACTTCGAGATGGCCTGCGTGGACGCGTACACCCGCGACGTCGCCATCACCCTCAACGCGTGGTGCTTCGAGGACGGCTACCAGCCCGCGCTGTGCCAGGCCCTCCTGCGCGGCTACCAGGACGCCCGGCCGCTGGCCGAGGTGGAGAAGGCGGCGCTCTTCGGCCACGCCCTCTACGGCGCGGTGCGCTTCACCGCGAGCCGCATCCGCGACTACCACCTGTCGCCGCTGGGCGCGGACAAGCTCGCGCCCAAGGACTACCGCACGTACCTGTCACGGGCGCGGGCCCTGGGCGGCCTGGGGCCGGACGGGCTGCGCGCGCTCATCGGCGTGTGA